In Paenibacillus durus, the DNA window CATGGATGGGAGGCGCCTGCATCATAGCAGGGGTTCTCCTGCTGCTGATTACGGTATTCCCGGGACTGTGGTATTTGCTGACCGAACTCAATATCGGTACTATTTTGCTGTCGCTGGGCCTGATTGGTTACGGGCTGCATATGCTTAGAAAGAACACAAAAGCATAAGAACGGAGAATCATGGGCATGGGAAGATGGAAAATTGGAAGCTTGACGGCTGCGCTTGGGTGCATTGCGCTTGGCGTCATTATTGCACTAGTTCAATTCGGTAAGCTAACGTATGAGGCGCTTAGGTTTTTGTGGCCGGCACTGCTTATTCTGCTTGGAGTGGAAATGCTGCTGCGGCTGCTGTTTAGAACGGAGGCCAGAGCCCGAACCAGCGGATGGGCAATCGTTCTGATTCTGCTGCTGGGCCTCGTGAGCGCAGGACAATCCCTACTTCCGGGAGGCTCGCTGGACACCCTGCTGGGTAAAGCGCATTTAAGCTCTGTTAACGGAACGGTGCAGATTGGAGAGAACATCAAAAGGGTTAAAATATCGATCCCTAGCGGCAAGGTTAAGGTGAACGGTATTCAGGGAAGAACTCTTATTTATGATGGGCGCCTGCTCGCTCCCGGCAGCAGCCAAAGTGAAAGCGAGCGGGCAATGAATGATTACTGGAAGGTGACAACGAATGGAGACACGGTAGTGCTTGAGATGACGGCGGAAAAAAGCTTGTTATCGGGGATTTATTTCGGCTTTTCCGGCAACACTCCCTATCTCAATGTGAGTCTTCCTGCGGATCTTGCGGTCATGATCGGAACAAGCGACGGTTCGCTGGACGTATCGGATCTGGACAACGGCATCGAAGCCAGTACATCCAACGGCAGAATCGAAATGCGGGGAATAAAAGGCGGAGTCAAGGCCGGTACAAGCAACGGTTCGCTTAATCTGCAGAGGGTGGAGGGAGGAGCCCATATCACCAGTTCCAACGGCTCCATCACGCTGGAGAACATTGCCGGCCAAGTGTACGCCAAGAGCAGCAACGGTAAAATAACCATCCAATCTCCCGTTACGGGAAACTGGGAGTGCGCTTCGAGCAATGGCAGCATCTCGCTGAAGCTGCCTGGGGCGACGGATGCGTCAATTACCGCCGACACGACCAACGGATCGCTGAAGGGAAGCGTCAACTGGCAGAAACAAAGCGACAACAATGGAACTGCGGTGCTTGGCAGCGGAAATCATATTGTAAAGCTGTCCACAACCAATGGCAGCGTGAGCGCGGATATAACAGAATAGCCTTGAAAAAAGAAGGAGCCGTACGCTTCGGAGAAATCCGGCAGCGTGCGGCTGTTGCTGTCCAAATCCAGAAATTATTAGCTCCCGGACTTATCTGTTAATTGTCCTACCAGGCGTATGCTTTAGGAGCCGCTCCTCCAGGTCCGGGGAAGATCTCGTCCAGCCGGGCCATAACGGCATTGTCAAGCTCGACTTCCAGGGAACGCAGGGAGCTCTCGAACTGTTCCAGCGAGCGGGGACCGATGATCGGCGCGCTTACAGCCGGATTGGCCAGCAGCCAGGCTAAGGCGACATTGTCCTGAGGTTCGCCAAGCTCCAGGCATAGCTTGGCGAACTGCTCCAGCTGAGTCTGGTGCCGTTCGACGCGTTCGATATTCCCGCCGCTGCGGCTGCCCGTGATTTTTTTGAGGGCATTGCGGCCGAGCAGACCGCCGTCCAGCGGGCTCCAGGGAATAACGCCAAGCCCCAGGCTCTGCGCCGCCGGCAGCACTTCAAGCTCCGGCAGCCGGCAGGTCAAGCTGTACTTATGCTGCTCCGATACGAGGCCAAGGAAGCCCCTGGCCTTCGCTTCCGCTTGAGCAACCGCAATATCCCAGCCCGCAAAGTTGCTGGAGCCGACATAGCCGATTTTGCCCTGCTTTACAGCTAGCTCAAAGGCTCCCCACAGCTCGTCCCAAGAAACGCTGCGGTCCACATGATGCATCTGGTACAGCTCGATATGGTCGGTCGCAAGCCGCTGCAAAGAGTCTTCCAAGTGCCGGCGGATTTTGTACGCAGACAGCGAGCGCTCGTCATTCGGACCGTCAAGCGGATCGTTCATGGCGCCGTACACTTTGGTGGCGAGCACGACTTTTTCCCGCCGTCCGCCGCCCTGCTTAAACCAGCGGCCGATAATGCTTTCGGTCAGGCCGGAGCTTTCCCTGCCCCCGTACACATTCGCAGTGTCAAAAAAATTGATTCCGGCATCAAGCGCGGCGTCCATAATGCTGAAAGCTTCCTGCTCGTCCGTCAGCGGTCCAAAATTCATCGTCCCCAGACATAGCCGGCTGACCTTCATGCCGGATTTGCCAAGCTTCGTGTATTGCACCTCTTGATCACTCCCCAAAATAAAATTAAGAAGCCATTAACCGAAAGCGTTTACTTACTTAATTGTAAACAACTTTGCAGGCACGGGCAATACGGTAAAGCGGGCACTTCGAGCAAATGTAATGAATGCCGGGCAATCGGGAATGCTATCGTTGTTTGAATGAGGCGCCCGGCTGTAATTTTCCGACTCTGATTTGCTGGAAGATTTGCTTTCCGCTCGATCCTAACCGGGTTATAGGCTATTCCTATTAATATGATAGATTCTATATCTTTGTCCTTTTGACCTCATTATGTTACAACAATATACAGAAGAACTATGTCCGCGTAGGCGCGGATCAACTTGAGGAGTGACAAAGAATGAGCGAAGTTAAAAAAATCGCCGTAATCGCAGGGGACGGTATTGGTCCAGAAGTTGTGGCGGAAGCGGAAAAAGTATTGAAAGTAACCGAGGAAGTATTCGGCTACAAATTTGAGACCGAGCACGCGCTGTTCGGCGGTATCGCAATCGACGAGAAGGGCACGCCGCTGCCTGTGGAAACGCTGGATATCTGTAAAAGCGCGGACGCTGTGCTGCTGGGCGCCGTAGGCGGTCCGAAATGGGACACCAATCCGAAGGAACTTCGTCCGGAGACCGGGCTGCTCGGCATCCGCAAAGCGCTGGGGCTGTTCTCGAATCTCCGTCCCGCAGTCGTATTCGACTGTCTGAAGGATGCTTCCACGCTGAAGCCGGAAGTGCTTGAAGGAACGGACCTCATCGTCGTACGCGAGCTGACCGGCGGTATTTACTTCGGCGAGAAGTTCCGCCGTCAAAGCGAGCAGGGGGAAGAAGCGGTTGATACCTGTGCGTACAATGTGACCGAAGTGGAACGCATCGCCCGCCAGGCATTTGAAATTGCCGGCAAGCGCCGGGGCAAGCTGGCTTCCGTCGACAAAGCGAACGTGCTGGAAACTTCGCGTCTCTGGCGTGAAGTGGTTATTCGGGTTGCAGCAGATTATCCGAATGTGGAACTGGAGCATGTGCTGGTCGATAACTGCGCCATGCAGCTGCTGCGCCGCCCGTCGAGCTTTGACGTCATCGTCACCGAGAACATGTTCGGCGATATTTTGAGCGATGAAGCCGCTATGCTCACAGGTTCCATCGGCATGCTGGCCTCCGCTTCGCTGGGCGAAGGAAGCTACGGCCTTTATGAGCCGGTGCATGGTTCAGCTCCGGACATTGCAGGACAAGGATTGGCCAATCCAATTGCCACAATCCTCTCGCTTGCTCTGATGTTCCGCCTGACCTTCGGCTATGAAGACGCAGCTGCAGCAATCGAAGCCGCAGTAGCGCAGGTGCTTGATGCAGGGCATCGTACCAGCGATATTGCCGTAGACAAGAGCAAAGCGATCAGCACGAGCGAGATGGGCGATCTGATTGTCGCAGCTATCCGTAAATAAGCGAAAATCGTCACAAAATATTGCTTATTTATAATTATTATAAAAAAATAATGAATGTAATCTTGACTTTGATTTTGTACGGTGATACCATTTGGTTTGTAACAGCAAAGACGTAACCAAATCGATCAAACTCAAGAAAGACACCGCCTCTTCATCACCTAATGCGGGTGGATGGCAGATTGTTTTTCTTACATAATCAAAGGAGGATTTTCACAATGGCAGAACGTTTGGTAGGCAAACAGGCTCCCGATTTCACTATGGAAACCGTATCGGGAGACGGCAAAGAATTTGGCAAAGTTAGCTTGTCCGACTATCGCGGCAAATGGCTCGTATTTTTCTTCTATCCTCTGGATTTCACTTTCGTGTGCCCGACTGAAATTACGGCGCTCAGCGAAGCAGCCGACCAATTCACGGCGCTTGATACCGAGATTCTTGGCGTAAGCATCGATTCCGTACACAGCCACAAGGCTTGGATCAATGCTTCGAAAGAAGCTGGCGGTCTTGGACAGCTGAATTTCCCGCTTGCTTCGGACATCACGAAGAAAGTAGCCAGCGATTACGGCGTATTGATCGAAGAAGACGGCATCGCGCTTCGCGGTCTCTTCATTATCGATCCGGAAGGCGAACTGAAATACCAAGTAGTTAACCATAACGATGTAGGCCGCAGCGTAGAAGAAACTCTGCGTGTGCTGCAGGCGCTGCAATCGGGCGGATTGTGCCCTATGAACTGGAAACCGGGCGACAAGAACCTGTAAGCAAAGCTGCAGGGCGTCCTCATCCATGTCCTTTGAAATGCTGATCAAAGCCTCCTTCCGGATGATTATCCGGCCAAGGGGGCTTTTTGCAACAAAACGCCCGTCAGTCTTGTCTTGATCTTTATCAGCAGGAATCGCCGGCAACCGAGTATAATACAATAATACGAAACCATTGGAACTGACCTGAGGAGGGTGAACAATCATGAGTTTTTGCTGTGGAGCGAGTATGGTAGGTACGAAGGGGACGCTTAAGCATTATCGCACGCAAGTCCATAATGTTCCCCTGCTTTTTTGCCCGGTATGTCACCGGGTCGAGGTTCATTACAAGGTCGAGAATGAGTATGAAATCTTGGCGGAATACGCGCATGGCGACGGCGTTACCGATGTGGATTTCCAGGATTATGTGATGGAAGACGAAGAGTCGATTTTTGAAAATGTCGTCAATATGGAAAGTGAAGACGCTATGGCCATTATCCGCAGCCAGATTGATATGGCGCTTGATCTGCTGGCCGTGTCCAAACAAATTGGTGATGTCAAGTGGGAGCGGGAGCTAAAGAAGAGACTCGCCGTTATGAGTCAGCGGCGTCATCGTCTTCAGCAAAAAGCGTAAAGGCATGGCGTATTTTATTACTTCATCTGGAAAGATCTCCACAACTTACGAGGACACTGAAAAAGGCCGTGTATTTCTACTTCATGTAGAGATCCATGGCCTTTTTGATATACAAGAAGGCAAAAAAGCGCGGAAACAACAAAAAAACGATAACCGCCGTAAACGGCCGTAAATCGCGGTTTCTCCGTTTTGATGGAACGAATTTCAGTATTCTCGCAATTGCGAGGGTCTTTTTCATGAAGAATAGACGGTTTGCTTAGGCCCTCGGGAGGGCACTAAAGTATCATTTTATGAATTTTTTTACATTCGACAGTATCTCTGATTGATTTGAGCACTTTTCTTGGATATGATTGGAATATAGTTAAAACGCTTGGATGACTGAATAAAACTAAGATTATTGCCGAATGTACTAGCGGTTCCATAGCATACACTTATATAACAGCATAATTTGATGTCGCAGAACTGCTTCGTCAATTTAGTCGTTCTGCTCCGTCAATTTCAGTTGAAGGAGGAACTTCACATCGTGCTACATGAAATTCACGAAAGTCGGCTTCTGTCGCCGCGATCGTTCCAAGCCGGGCTTCTGGACAGTACATATGAAAATGTTCTGGAGCATATTGATTGTGGAGTTATGCTTTTTGATGAAGAAGGAGTTCTAACCTTTGTAAATGCGCGGGCGTACGGAATGCTTGAAATCCAGCGCTATACACTGGCAGGATGCACTGTAGTCGATTTGTTGACACATCTTTCTTTGAGCCGGATTAAGAAAAGACAACTGCTGCATATCTATCGGGAGACAGTTTACAAAGGAAAGACGATGTATGAGTTTATGGACGAATATGGCCGCTATTGGGAAGTAAACGCGTCTTTTGGCGCGGGTATGAACGGCAGCTATTTATTTACATTCAAGGAAATTTCCGATTATAAAAAGATAGAACAAACCGCTTACCAAAATGACAATCTGGCTATGCTAGGCAAATTATCCGCCTCCATTGCCCATGAAATCCGAAATCCTTTGACAGCCATTCGTGGATTTATCCAGCTGCTTCGCCCGCATCTGCAGGGACTTGGGAAGGAAGAATATGCCAAGATCATCTTGGCCGAGATCGACCGTGCCAATGATATTATTCATGAATTTCTATCCTCGTCCAAGCCTTCCTCTCCTCAAGCTGGAATCATTTCCATTTCTGCCCTGTTGAAAGAAGTCATACTGCTGACAGAAAGCGAAGTATTGATGAAAGGCTGCCAGATCGTTCTTAACGCTATAGCCGGCGAGTTGTATATTTCCGTAGATGTGAAGCAGATTAAGCAGGTCCTGATCAATATGATAAGAAACGCCCTGGAGGCGATCTCCGACCGCTTGGACGATACCACAGGGAGGATTGAGCTTGGGGCGTATAGAGAAGGCGGAGAAGTACGGATAATCGTCTCCGACAACGGTAAAGGCATGGATGTATGCACCATGAGCCATCTGTTCAACCAATTCTTCACTACCAAGGAGAACGGCACAGGGCTGGGTCTTTCCGTCAGCGACCGGATCATCAAAAATCATGGGGGACGAATTTCGGTCAGCAGCCGGATTAATGAGGGGACCAGTTTTGTGATATCGCTTCCGTTGACTCCCGGGTTTACCGCATAACCGGAAAGCAGGAACGAAATTACTCCTGGCTTCACCCCGACCCCGGAGAAATAAGCCTAAGACGTGAAAACTGTAAACATAAAAAGAGACCGGCAAGAAGATCACTTGGCCGGTCCTTTTGTATACCTTTTTGACAACTACATTCCGACTTGATTGCCATGATGCAGTCCGGATGGCGGGGGCGTTTCTTGAGTGCTGCAGCAGGACAGCGAAGAGTTTTGAGACGCGCCCTGGCAGCTTTTTCCTTTATCACAACCGGCACAAGCGCCTTGTTTCCCTTTTTGCACATGGCGGTAGAGAATCCAGCCGGAATAACCGAAGATCGCCACAGCAATCAATATATTAATCAGTACACTCATCATGTAATTTCCCCGCTTTCCCCATATAGGGCTATTCGTATTGGGTTAGGCCCATCCAAGGAGCCGTCCGCCTTGATAGATAACCAGACTTACCAAATAGGCCAGGACGACGGCATAGGCTATGGAGAAGAAGGTCCATTTCCAGGAAGCCGTTTCTTTCTTGATTACGCCCACCGTAGCAAGGCAAGGTGTATACAGTAGAATGAAGACCATAAAGCTAACCGAGCTGAGCGGCGTGAACGCCTGGGAAATCTGCGCTTCCAGTCCGGCAGCCTCCGGTGCGTGATAGATAATGTTCATCGTTGAAACGACAACTTCTTTGGCAAGGAAGCCTGGAACCAGCGTCGAGCCTGCCTGCCAGAAACCAAAGCCGAGCGGCTCCAGCAGAGGTGCGACAAGACCACCGAATTTGGCGAGGAAGCTGTTGTCCATATCCACACCTAACCCGGTAGGTCCGGCGTAAGACATGATCCAGATGATAACCGAACCGGCTAAAATAATCGTCCCTGCTTTGCGCAGGAAACCTTTTCCTTTTTCCCAGGTGCTGCGCGACAGCGACTTTAGCTGCGGCATCCGGTAAGGAGGAAGCTCGATTACAAATACCGAGGACTCGTTCTTGAACAAATACTTGGAGAAGAGCTTGCACAGCAGCAGCGCGAACACCACTCCCAAAGCATACATCGTCATAATGACAGCAGCCTGATTTTCCGGGAAAAAGACGGCGGCAAACAGCAGATAGACTGGAAGTCTGGCAGAGCATGACATAAGAGGAAGCAGCAGAGTTGTCAGCATCCGCTCTTTGGGCTGTTCAATGCTTCGCGCGGCCATAACGGCAGGCACGTTGCAGCCGAAACCGATGATAAATGGAATAAAAGCTTTGCCGTTCAATCCCATTCGTTCCATGATGCTGTCCACAACGAGACTGACACGGGCCATATACCCGGAATCTTCAACAAAAGAAATGATCAAGAACAGAATGAAGATTTGCGGGACAAAGACGATAACGCCGCCTACGCCGCCTATAATGCCGTCAACAAGTAAAGCGTGCACGAAATCAGATGCTCCGACCGTATCAAGAAACGATGATGTTCCCGTACTGATTGGACCGGCAAGGAGGCCGTCCAGCAAATCGGACAACGGTGCGCCAACCCATTCGAAGGTCGTCTTAAACAGCACATACATAAACGCAAGGAATATCGGCAGTCCGAGATATCGATTCGTAAGGATGGAATCGAGCCGTTCCGTCAAGTTATGGGGTTTTATGCCCGATGTGTCCAGAGCGTCAAGACAAAGCGAACGGATATAATCGGTTCGAACAGAACGAATCCATTGAGGAAGGGTAAGCGCCAACTTGCTGTTTTGAAGCTCATTCTGACATTTATCACGAATAGCAAGCAATTTGTCCGCATCCGCGCGGCCCTTAAGGAATTCCAGGATGACCGGATTTTGCTCCAATAGCTGGAGGGCAACCCAACGATGATTGGGAAGGCCGATTTCTTGGCTTAGCTCCCGCTCAATGGAGGAGATAGCTTGTTCGACAATTAATCCATAATCCAGCTTGAAGTTCACAGCCGGGATATCCGCCGAGTTCTCCAGCATGCTCAGCACCTGTGCGGTGCCTTTGCCCGTTCTCGCGACCAGCGGAAGCACAGTAACGCCAAGCTTGGCTTGCAGAACGTCCGGATGCACCTTAATGCCTCTTGCTTTGGCTACGTCGATCATATTGAGTCCGATGACCGTCGGCCTGCCATACTCGAGCAGTTGGACGGTCAGCAGCAGATTTCGTTCAAGCTGCGAAGCGTCGACGATGTTGACGAGCGCCTCCGGCGACTCTTCAAGCAGATATTGGGTTGCAACGCCTTCGTCACGCGACAGCGGATGAAGGGAGTAAATGCCGGGCAAATCAATCAGTGTGCCTGCGCCGTTTTTCAGGTCGCCGACCTTTTTCTCAACCGTTACGCCTGCCCAGTTGCCAACATATTCATAAGAAGAAGTCAATGTATTAAAAAGGGACGTCTTTCCGGTATTAGGGTTCCCAAGAAGTGCGATAGAGCTCATGGCACGGTCACCACAATTTTCGAGGCTTCTTTCCGGCGGATGGCGAGCAATTGTCCGTTGCACTCCAACATAACCGGACCCATGAATGGACCTTTTCCTTTAAGACAGACGGTGCAGCCTTCCGAAACTCCCAAATCGGCCAGACGGCGGCGCAGAACAGGATCCATTCCCTCTATTCCTTGAATAGCGCCGGCGGAACCCGGTTGCAATTGCAGTAGGTGGCAAACTGAAGCAATCATCTTAATCCCTCCGGTGGAGACTGAGAATCAGTCTCAATTGTTTTTCTGTAATTTATCATTTTTTCATACTCAATTCAATGACGAAAATCACAAGAGTAAGAAGATTCGACAAATCTCGAGCCGATAATCCATAAACGGATGCTTATTTCTTTGCATATATTAATGCAGTTACTTATCAAAATTAGGTCTTTTGGCCAACGGCAGAACACTGTAAATTTCCAGCCTCATCCAACCGATATTTATATTAAGGATATATAATTTTGTGAGCCATAGAGTGATACTTAGACGCGAGGGGCCTACGAAAGCCTATGAAAATAGAAGAGAAAAAAACACTGCTTACAGCAGTTTGCGGCGCAGCGCTATTACTGTTGGTTCAAAGTATGCACGTTACGCTGAATGGCGATAACGAACGGGAAGCGCTGTCTGCGTTGTATCTGATTAGCAGCTGGTGTACCAGCGCCTTCGGATTTGCGATTTTTGCCCAGGGATGGCTTCTTTTCTCCAATCAATTATCGAGGGGCAGACTTTACTCTTCCGCTCTTTTTTTGGGAGTTTGCGTGTTCGATCTTCTGCATACGCTCGGTTTTATTGGAATTCCGTTCATCCAGACCGTGATAAGCGAAGACAGGGCATTTTGGCTGCTATCCTTCTCAAGGCTTGCGAGTGCAGTCGGTATTCTTCTGATCTTTGGTAAGGAAGATTCTCCGGTGCTTGTCCCGAGAAAAAATAGCGTCCTGCGGAAGTCCATCCTTCTGGTCGTGTTGTCAATGGTTCTATTCAGTGCGGGCTCTTATTTCCTTCCGGAGGTAATCAGTCCCGTGCAGGCGGATTTTGCCAGAAAACTGCTTAATTTTGTTGTGCTGCTGGTTTACCTTCTGGACATCGCTATTATCTTCTATACGAAACGTGCAGAGAAGTCGTCCTCGCTGCTGATTATTATCAGGTCGCTCGTATTTCTCGCTCTGGGTCAGGCGTTCTATATTGACGCGGGGTCCGATAAGAATATCGATCTGCTGTTCGGAGCGGCAAGCTGCGCGGCAGCCTACTATTTGCTGCTTACCGGCGTGTACAGATTGACGATCGAGGAGCCGTTCCGTGAGAAGCAGGCGATTGAAGCGCAGATCAATTATCTGGTCTATCATGACGATTTGACCGGACTGCCGAACAGACGCCGGCTGCTCCAGCATGTTGATGAAGTTATTGAGTCTCATAAAACCTCTGCCATTCGCGGCTGCTCGGCGCTAGCCGTCCTCAATATCAATCATTTCAAGGATATCAACGTTTCATTGGGCCATTTAGCCGGAGACCGTCTGCTGCAACTGGTGGCGTCGAGGATTAAGGATGGCATCAGGCCGGGCGAGGATTTATTCAGTATGGGCGGAGATGAATTCGCCTATTTGATGACAGACATGCAGAGTCTGGATAGCTGCTTTCTCCGCTCCAAAGAGCTGCTCAATCTGTTCGAACAGCCTATTGAGCTGGAGGCCGGCGAATATCATATTTCGCTCAGCCTGGGCATCAGCATATTTCCCGCTGACGGAGATACGGCGGAGCAGCTCATTCAGAACGCGGATACCGCTGTTCATGATGCCAAGGAACATGGCGTAGATATTCGCAGGTACGTGCCGTTAATACAAATGAAGGCCAAGGAAAGATTAAAGCTGGAGAACGATCTGCGCAGAGCGCTGGAGCGGGAGGAATTTTTCCTTCTGTATCAGCCGCAGGTTCAACTGGCCACCAAGGAGATTGTCGGCATGGAGGCGCTGCTTCGCTGGCAGCATCCGAAACGCGGACTTGTGTCGCCGGCTGATTTCATTCCCATCGCCGAGGAGAGCGGGCTGATTGTTCCGATTGGGGAGTGGGTGCTGAGAACCGCCTGTTCTCAGAACAAGGAATGGCAGAAGGCGGGATACCGTCCGATCTGCGTCTCGGTCAATTTGTCCCTGCGTCAGTTCCTCCAGCCGAATCTGGCCGGTAAGATCGGAGGATTTTTGCAACGGATTGGCCTCGATCCGAGCTATGTGGATCTTGAAATTACGGAGAGCATGACGATGGACAAGGAAAAAGCCTTCGAGCAGCTGAAGCGGCTTAAGGAGCTCGGGGTGTACATCAGTATCGACGATTTTGGAACGGGCTACAGCTCGCTGCACTATCTGAAAAATATGCCGATTGACCGCCTCAAAATCGACCGTTCCTTCGTGGCGGAGGTTATGGAGGACAGCAACAATGCTGCCATTGTCTCAACAATTACTTCCATGGCGCATCATTTGAAGCTGAAGGTGACGGCCGAGGGAGTGGAGAACGAGGATCAACTGCAATTCTTGCGCCAGCAGCGCTGCCATGAGGCGCAGGGCTATTTCTTCAGCAAGCCGATCAGGGCTCAGGAGTTCGAAAGAATTTTCCTGAAACCTACTATTTATGGAATGCCATCCTAATTGGAATTGCCTTCTCCCGTTAGAAGTGTTAAAATATTAAATGTTCACGAAAGCGCGGGTGTAGTTCAATGGTAGAACTTCAGCCTTCCAAGCTGATAGCGTGGGTTCGATTCCCATCACCCGCTCCAATATTGAAAATATTAAACCCTTGCTGAGCAAGGGTTTTTTAGTTTGATTTCCGTTTCCGATAATCATTGGATGACGGTAGGCCCCAACGAAACAGCGCATTCCAATAAAAAAGGCTCTCCGCTTAATAACGAGCGAAGAGCCTTTTGCCATATTAGTTCAGCTTGAGGTCAAGTTAGACCGTTCCTGCCGATTTCAAAAATTCCACGATCGTCAGCAGACCCTTGTCGAAGTTCTCCAGGTTGAAGTGCTCGTCAGGCGCGTGCAGGTTCTCGTCGTCAAGTCCGAAGCCCATCAGAACGATCGGCGCCTTCAGGATGCGGGAGAAGCTCTCCATAATCGGGATGGAGCCGCCGTCCTTCGTGAACAGGGCGCGTGTGCCGTATACTTTGCCGTAAGCGTCCGCCGCCAGTTGCAGGAAGGGATTCGACGGATCAATGTCTAAGGCGAATGCCTTCTCCATCTGCCGCACTTCAACCTTGGCTCCCGGCTGAATATGCGATTTCAGATGGGCTTCAATAGCGTCGAGGACATGCTGTGGATTCTGGTCGCCCACAAGGCGGCAGGTGATTTTGGCATGGGCCGCTTTCGGGATAACCGTCTTGGTGCCCTCGCCCTGAAAGCCGCCGTAGACGCCGTTAAGCTCCAGCGTAGGCCGGGCTCCGACGCGTTCGACAAACGAATAGCCTTCTTCGCCGTAGAGAGCGGACAGTTCGAGTCCCTCCCGGATTTTATCCTCGTCAAGTCCCTGCTTGGCGAATTCCTCGCGCATGAGCGGAGACAGGTCCGGCACGCCTTCATAGAAGCCGTCTACGGCGACCCGGCCCTTGTCGTCATGCAGCGACGCGAGCAGGGAAACGAGTGCGTGCAGCGCATTAGGGACAGCGCCGCCGTAAGTGCCCGAGTGCAAATCCGTGGAAGCAGTCGTGACGTCCACCTCCAGCGAGCAGAGGCCCCGGAGTCCGGTGCAGATGGCGGGTCTTCCGCGTTCCAGAAGCGAGGTGTCGGAGACGAGAACGGCGTCCGCAGCCAGCATGTCTTTATGTTTTTCCAAGAAGGAGGTTAAATGAACGCTGCCGATTTCTTCTTCGCCTTCAATGCATACCTTGAGGTTAACCGGTAGGGCACCTTCTTGACTCAATATGGCTTCTACCGCCTTAATATGCATGAAGACTTGACCTTTATCGTCGGTTGCGCCGCGGGCGTACAGCTTGCCATCCCGGATATTCGGCTCAAATGGCGGAGTTGTCCAGAGATTCAGCGGGTCGACCGGCTGAACATCGTAGTGCCCGTAGAGAAGCAGAGTCGGCTTGCCCGGTGCGTGCAGATAGTCCGCATAGACGACAGGGTGGCCGTCGGTTGGGTGAATTTCGATATGCTCGAGTCCCGCTTTGTTCAGCGTATCCGCAAGCCACTCTGCAGCCGTCAAAATATCTTTCTTGTGCTCGGACAGTGCGGAAATGCTGGGGATCTTAAGCCATTCATTCAGTTCGTTCAATTGTTCGTCCCGGCGGGATGCAAAATATTCTGCGTAAGCCATAATTATGTACCTCCTGGATTTGCGGGGTCGCAAGCCTTGGGCTTGTGGCGGATGCGCCGAATCGGATTCGGTGATCCATAGGAACTATTATACTGGAATAACCCTCGCACAATCAAAAATCACGCTTAGAAAAAACGCCTCAGCCGGGCCGAAGACAATGTATGGTTGTTTCGCACATACTTGGGCGCCGCCACGTACAATAACCCATATTCAGAGAATAACGAG includes these proteins:
- the feoB gene encoding ferrous iron transport protein B, which translates into the protein MSSIALLGNPNTGKTSLFNTLTSSYEYVGNWAGVTVEKKVGDLKNGAGTLIDLPGIYSLHPLSRDEGVATQYLLEESPEALVNIVDASQLERNLLLTVQLLEYGRPTVIGLNMIDVAKARGIKVHPDVLQAKLGVTVLPLVARTGKGTAQVLSMLENSADIPAVNFKLDYGLIVEQAISSIERELSQEIGLPNHRWVALQLLEQNPVILEFLKGRADADKLLAIRDKCQNELQNSKLALTLPQWIRSVRTDYIRSLCLDALDTSGIKPHNLTERLDSILTNRYLGLPIFLAFMYVLFKTTFEWVGAPLSDLLDGLLAGPISTGTSSFLDTVGASDFVHALLVDGIIGGVGGVIVFVPQIFILFLIISFVEDSGYMARVSLVVDSIMERMGLNGKAFIPFIIGFGCNVPAVMAARSIEQPKERMLTTLLLPLMSCSARLPVYLLFAAVFFPENQAAVIMTMYALGVVFALLLCKLFSKYLFKNESSVFVIELPPYRMPQLKSLSRSTWEKGKGFLRKAGTIILAGSVIIWIMSYAGPTGLGVDMDNSFLAKFGGLVAPLLEPLGFGFWQAGSTLVPGFLAKEVVVSTMNIIYHAPEAAGLEAQISQAFTPLSSVSFMVFILLYTPCLATVGVIKKETASWKWTFFSIAYAVVLAYLVSLVIYQGGRLLGWA
- a CDS encoding FeoA family protein — translated: MIASVCHLLQLQPGSAGAIQGIEGMDPVLRRRLADLGVSEGCTVCLKGKGPFMGPVMLECNGQLLAIRRKEASKIVVTVP
- a CDS encoding putative bifunctional diguanylate cyclase/phosphodiesterase, with amino-acid sequence MKIEEKKTLLTAVCGAALLLLVQSMHVTLNGDNEREALSALYLISSWCTSAFGFAIFAQGWLLFSNQLSRGRLYSSALFLGVCVFDLLHTLGFIGIPFIQTVISEDRAFWLLSFSRLASAVGILLIFGKEDSPVLVPRKNSVLRKSILLVVLSMVLFSAGSYFLPEVISPVQADFARKLLNFVVLLVYLLDIAIIFYTKRAEKSSSLLIIIRSLVFLALGQAFYIDAGSDKNIDLLFGAASCAAAYYLLLTGVYRLTIEEPFREKQAIEAQINYLVYHDDLTGLPNRRRLLQHVDEVIESHKTSAIRGCSALAVLNINHFKDINVSLGHLAGDRLLQLVASRIKDGIRPGEDLFSMGGDEFAYLMTDMQSLDSCFLRSKELLNLFEQPIELEAGEYHISLSLGISIFPADGDTAEQLIQNADTAVHDAKEHGVDIRRYVPLIQMKAKERLKLENDLRRALEREEFFLLYQPQVQLATKEIVGMEALLRWQHPKRGLVSPADFIPIAEESGLIVPIGEWVLRTACSQNKEWQKAGYRPICVSVNLSLRQFLQPNLAGKIGGFLQRIGLDPSYVDLEITESMTMDKEKAFEQLKRLKELGVYISIDDFGTGYSSLHYLKNMPIDRLKIDRSFVAEVMEDSNNAAIVSTITSMAHHLKLKVTAEGVENEDQLQFLRQQRCHEAQGYFFSKPIRAQEFERIFLKPTIYGMPS
- a CDS encoding dipeptidase, which gives rise to MAYAEYFASRRDEQLNELNEWLKIPSISALSEHKKDILTAAEWLADTLNKAGLEHIEIHPTDGHPVVYADYLHAPGKPTLLLYGHYDVQPVDPLNLWTTPPFEPNIRDGKLYARGATDDKGQVFMHIKAVEAILSQEGALPVNLKVCIEGEEEIGSVHLTSFLEKHKDMLAADAVLVSDTSLLERGRPAICTGLRGLCSLEVDVTTASTDLHSGTYGGAVPNALHALVSLLASLHDDKGRVAVDGFYEGVPDLSPLMREEFAKQGLDEDKIREGLELSALYGEEGYSFVERVGARPTLELNGVYGGFQGEGTKTVIPKAAHAKITCRLVGDQNPQHVLDAIEAHLKSHIQPGAKVEVRQMEKAFALDIDPSNPFLQLAADAYGKVYGTRALFTKDGGSIPIMESFSRILKAPIVLMGFGLDDENLHAPDEHFNLENFDKGLLTIVEFLKSAGTV